Proteins found in one Armatimonadota bacterium genomic segment:
- a CDS encoding ABC transporter substrate-binding protein yields MRGRWNLPMLALCTILLVAMLLPAPSPAQRRPVTWKFTLDWLMQGPQAPFLVALEKGYYAREGITLTVDRGFGSADAVTKIAGGAYDLGYADINSMIEFNARNPGKELVAIAILLNSPPFSILTLRREGIRTPQDLVGKKLGAPVGDAPRRLFPVFARAVGIHPESVEWVSMDAPLREPSLIRGTVNAITGFYFTAFINLKVAGVRPEDIVAFLYSDYGLPLYGNAVMVPKALADREPEALRGFVRAFIAGVKDSVTNPQEAIAAIKKRDPLVNESVELERLLLALRTNVLTREVAADGFGGVRTERLARAIDAVAEAFGLPTRPKWYEVFNGKFLPPKKDRMLPALRP; encoded by the coding sequence ATGAGAGGGCGATGGAATCTGCCGATGCTGGCGCTGTGCACCATCCTGCTGGTGGCAATGCTGCTGCCTGCCCCGTCGCCGGCGCAGCGCAGGCCGGTGACCTGGAAGTTCACCCTGGACTGGCTTATGCAGGGGCCGCAGGCCCCCTTCCTGGTGGCCCTGGAGAAGGGCTACTACGCCCGGGAGGGGATCACCCTGACCGTCGACCGCGGCTTCGGCTCGGCGGACGCGGTGACCAAGATCGCGGGTGGAGCCTACGACCTTGGGTACGCGGACATCAACTCCATGATCGAGTTCAACGCCCGCAATCCCGGCAAGGAGCTGGTGGCCATCGCCATCCTGCTCAATTCCCCACCCTTTTCCATCCTCACACTGCGCCGGGAAGGTATCCGCACGCCGCAGGACCTGGTAGGCAAGAAGCTGGGCGCGCCGGTGGGGGACGCGCCGCGCCGTCTCTTCCCGGTCTTCGCCCGGGCGGTGGGAATCCACCCCGAGTCCGTGGAGTGGGTGAGCATGGACGCTCCGCTGCGTGAGCCCTCGTTGATCCGCGGAACCGTTAACGCCATCACGGGCTTCTACTTCACGGCGTTCATCAACTTGAAGGTCGCCGGCGTCAGGCCCGAGGACATCGTCGCCTTCCTGTACAGCGACTACGGCCTGCCGCTGTACGGCAATGCGGTCATGGTGCCCAAGGCGCTGGCGGACCGCGAGCCGGAAGCGCTGCGCGGGTTCGTGCGTGCCTTCATCGCCGGGGTGAAGGACTCCGTCACCAACCCGCAGGAGGCCATCGCTGCCATCAAGAAGCGCGACCCCCTGGTCAACGAGAGCGTGGAGCTGGAGCGCCTGCTGCTGGCGTTGCGCACTAACGTCCTCACCCGGGAGGTGGCCGCTGACGGCTTCGGCGGGGTGCGCACCGAGCGGCTGGCCCGGGCCATCGATGCGGTGGCCGAGGCCTTCGGCCTGCCGACCAGACCCAAGTGGTACGAGGTGTTCAACGGCAAGTTCCTTCCGCCGAAGAAGGACCGCATGTTGCCCGCACTGCGACCGTGA
- a CDS encoding TetR/AcrR family transcriptional regulator: MPRVTPEAKARLEEARRAQILAAAARVFARRGYHRATVAEVARAARLSEGSIYNYFRGKEDLLVHIPTRLIQPILLPLLQRGPELGDADDLERLLLAFASGIVREVPARARFLKVFLSALPSLSPAARKKYMEVLPIYAAGVLEEVFRQGVRRGLLRRDLNPVIASRIFPGMLLVFVLMQEVLLERRLVPYPYDDIVREAVRIFLYGAAAAAPESNGLHPRPGGTGGRRGAVRRGSL, from the coding sequence ATGCCCCGCGTCACCCCTGAGGCCAAGGCCCGCCTGGAGGAGGCCCGCCGCGCCCAGATCCTGGCAGCGGCGGCCCGCGTCTTTGCCCGCCGTGGCTACCACCGGGCCACCGTGGCTGAGGTCGCCCGGGCGGCGCGGCTCTCCGAGGGCAGCATCTACAACTATTTCCGGGGCAAGGAAGACCTCCTGGTGCACATCCCCACCCGTCTCATCCAGCCCATCCTCCTGCCACTGCTGCAGCGGGGGCCGGAACTGGGTGATGCGGACGACCTGGAGCGGCTCCTGCTGGCTTTTGCCTCCGGGATCGTGCGGGAGGTGCCGGCGCGGGCCCGCTTCCTCAAGGTGTTCCTCTCGGCGCTCCCCTCCCTCAGCCCTGCGGCCAGGAAGAAGTACATGGAGGTGCTGCCGATCTACGCGGCAGGCGTCCTGGAGGAGGTGTTCCGCCAGGGAGTACGCCGCGGCCTGCTGCGCCGCGACCTCAATCCGGTCATTGCCTCCCGGATCTTTCCCGGGATGCTCCTGGTCTTCGTGTTGATGCAGGAGGTGTTGCTGGAGCGCCGCCTGGTCCCCTACCCCTACGATGACATCGTCAGGGAGGCGGTACGGATCTTCCTGTATGGCGCCGCAGCCGCAGCGCCGGAGAGCAATGGGCTGCACCCCCGCCCCGGAGGAACCGGGGGGCGGAGGGGAGCTGTGCGGAGAGGATCCCTGTAG
- a CDS encoding efflux RND transporter periplasmic adaptor subunit: MTPESPRHSPEWILRLLLVLLLAGGAWAGVVSLRNTRGESDVLTASGTVEASQVSVASKVPGRILRLHAAEGETVRAGVPLVTIEGRELQAQLAQARAAVAASRARLALAQAAVTLQERLLEAAVAQAEATLEAARTRLQQAREARDLTAAQVAEAVRQAEAALAAARASSEVARVSHEKAARDLARLQALYRDGAVSAQQVDAAQAAVDTARAQAVAAREVVRQAEAALQLARANLRQVEIRQRDVAAAQAQVRQAEAATRSARAGEVTLSQRRADVAAAAAQVAQAEAGVQLLLSQQENLVLTSPIDGVVVARHAREGEVVAAGAPVLTVADLEEVWVRLFVPLPHLGRVVLGQPVEVRTDALPQRTFHGSVTEIAQQAEFTPKNVQTQEERVKLVFAVKVTIPNPDHLLKPGMPADATIRLAPRREPAQGRR; this comes from the coding sequence ATGACTCCTGAGAGCCCGCGCCACTCGCCGGAGTGGATTCTGCGTCTCCTTCTGGTGCTGCTCCTGGCGGGAGGGGCCTGGGCGGGCGTTGTCTCCCTGCGCAATACCCGCGGGGAGAGTGATGTTCTCACCGCCTCCGGGACCGTTGAGGCCTCCCAGGTCAGCGTGGCCAGCAAGGTCCCCGGACGGATCCTCCGGCTGCACGCCGCCGAGGGGGAGACGGTGCGCGCCGGGGTGCCGCTGGTGACCATCGAGGGTCGCGAGCTGCAGGCGCAGCTGGCCCAGGCGCGGGCCGCCGTGGCCGCCTCCCGCGCCCGGCTGGCACTGGCCCAGGCGGCGGTGACGCTGCAGGAGCGGCTGCTGGAGGCGGCGGTGGCCCAGGCGGAGGCCACCCTGGAGGCCGCACGGACGCGGCTGCAGCAGGCGCGGGAGGCGCGGGACCTGACGGCGGCGCAGGTGGCCGAGGCGGTGCGTCAGGCGGAGGCGGCGCTGGCGGCGGCGCGCGCCAGCAGCGAGGTGGCCCGGGTCAGCCATGAGAAGGCCGCGAGGGATCTGGCCCGCCTGCAGGCCCTCTACCGCGACGGCGCCGTCAGCGCGCAGCAGGTGGACGCGGCGCAGGCCGCCGTGGACACCGCCAGGGCCCAGGCAGTTGCGGCCCGGGAGGTCGTCCGCCAGGCGGAGGCGGCGCTGCAGCTGGCGCGGGCCAACCTGCGACAGGTAGAGATCCGCCAGCGTGATGTGGCCGCGGCGCAGGCGCAGGTGCGTCAGGCGGAGGCGGCCACGCGCTCCGCCCGTGCGGGGGAGGTGACGCTGAGCCAGCGCCGTGCCGATGTGGCCGCAGCGGCCGCCCAGGTGGCGCAGGCTGAGGCCGGTGTCCAGCTCCTCCTCAGCCAGCAGGAGAACCTCGTGCTGACCTCGCCCATCGACGGCGTGGTCGTGGCCAGGCACGCCAGGGAGGGGGAGGTAGTCGCCGCAGGGGCGCCCGTGCTCACCGTGGCGGACCTGGAGGAGGTCTGGGTGCGCCTGTTTGTCCCCCTGCCGCACCTGGGAAGGGTTGTTCTGGGGCAGCCGGTGGAGGTCAGGACTGATGCCTTGCCTCAGCGGACGTTCCACGGCAGCGTCACCGAGATCGCCCAGCAGGCGGAGTTCACCCCGAAGAACGTGCAGACTCAGGAGGAGCGGGTCAAGCTGGTCTTTGCGGTCAAGGTAACCATCCCCAATCCTGACCATCTGCTCAAACCGGGGATGCCGGCCGACGCCACCATCCGCCTCGCCCCCCGCCGGGAGCCCGCGCAGGGCCGGCGATGA
- a CDS encoding ABC transporter ATP-binding protein, whose product MIVVTELTRRFGETVAVDRVSLEVGRGELFGLLGPDGAGKTTLLRMLCGILAPSEGTARVGGADVRAAPDEVKAVVGYVPQAFALWRDLTVLENLQFIAETYALARPVMAERMQRLLAFSRLSPFARRQAEHLSGGMRQKLALAAALIHEPEVLLLDEPTTGVDPVSRREFWQILYELNRQGKTVILATPYMDEAERCTRVALMHRGRILSVGSPGEMKERLPGVLLEVVAEPRRAALAVARRMPQVRQSTLFGESLHLLVSDAGAAGPIRLRLAAEGITVQEIRPLEPSLEDVFVALLAPGV is encoded by the coding sequence ATGATCGTCGTCACCGAGCTGACCAGGCGCTTCGGCGAGACGGTGGCTGTGGACCGCGTCTCCCTGGAGGTCGGTCGCGGCGAGCTCTTCGGCCTCCTGGGGCCGGACGGCGCGGGAAAGACCACCCTGTTGCGCATGCTCTGCGGCATCCTGGCGCCCAGCGAGGGCACCGCGCGCGTCGGTGGCGCCGACGTCCGCGCGGCGCCGGATGAGGTGAAGGCGGTAGTGGGCTACGTGCCCCAGGCCTTCGCCCTGTGGCGCGACCTGACCGTGCTGGAGAACCTGCAGTTCATCGCCGAGACCTATGCCCTGGCCCGTCCGGTCATGGCCGAGCGCATGCAGCGCCTGCTGGCCTTCAGCCGTCTGTCGCCCTTCGCCCGTCGCCAGGCCGAGCACCTCTCCGGGGGGATGCGGCAGAAGCTGGCGCTGGCCGCGGCGCTGATCCACGAGCCGGAAGTCCTGTTGCTGGACGAGCCCACTACCGGCGTGGACCCGGTCTCGCGCCGCGAGTTCTGGCAGATCCTCTACGAGCTCAACCGGCAGGGGAAGACCGTGATCCTGGCCACCCCATACATGGACGAGGCGGAGCGCTGCACGCGGGTGGCGCTGATGCATCGCGGGCGCATCCTCAGCGTGGGGTCCCCGGGGGAGATGAAGGAGCGCCTTCCGGGAGTCCTGCTGGAGGTGGTGGCCGAGCCGAGGCGAGCGGCCCTGGCCGTGGCCCGCCGCATGCCCCAGGTGCGGCAGAGCACGCTCTTCGGGGAGAGCCTGCACCTGCTGGTGTCTGACGCGGGCGCAGCCGGGCCCATCCGGTTGCGGCTGGCCGCGGAGGGGATCACCGTGCAGGAGATCCGGCCTCTGGAGCCTTCCCTGGAAGACGTCTTCGTGGCGCTGCTTGCGCCGGGAGTCTGA
- a CDS encoding ABC transporter ATP-binding protein gives MTQAVAGEPAVEARGLTKRFGEFVAVDHIDLTIARGEVFGFLGPNGAGKTTTIRMLCGLLPPTAGTAYVLGVDVRRDPEAVKARVGYMGQRASMYDDLSVGELLHFYGRIYGLPPRERARKVRAWLEEAGLAGRERQLVGTLPSGWRQRVALGCAVLHRPELLLLDEPTSGIDPLQRRGFWELIYRFADEGTTVLVTTHYMDEAEHCTTLAFIHGGRIVAQGSPAWIKHTAIRGGLLEVLADPWAEALAVLGDLPVVRDAALHGVAIRALVDDPHGAVPQVADALRTRGVLVRRIAPRGPSLEEVFISLVEPAETPAAAQSPPATTPNRGPSGG, from the coding sequence ATGACGCAGGCCGTGGCGGGGGAGCCGGCCGTGGAGGCCCGGGGCCTGACCAAACGCTTCGGCGAGTTCGTCGCCGTGGACCACATCGACCTCACCATCGCCCGCGGCGAGGTCTTTGGCTTTCTCGGGCCCAACGGCGCCGGCAAAACCACCACTATTCGCATGCTATGCGGCCTGTTGCCGCCCACCGCGGGGACGGCGTACGTGCTGGGCGTCGACGTCCGCCGCGATCCCGAAGCGGTCAAGGCGCGCGTGGGCTACATGGGGCAGCGCGCCAGCATGTACGATGACCTCAGCGTGGGCGAGCTGCTGCACTTCTACGGCCGCATCTACGGCCTGCCGCCCCGGGAGCGGGCGCGGAAGGTCCGGGCCTGGCTGGAGGAGGCGGGACTGGCCGGCAGGGAGCGGCAGCTGGTGGGCACCCTCCCCAGCGGGTGGCGGCAGCGCGTGGCTCTGGGCTGCGCCGTCCTGCACCGCCCCGAGCTTCTGCTGCTGGACGAGCCCACGTCGGGGATCGACCCCCTGCAGCGGCGCGGGTTCTGGGAGCTGATCTACCGCTTCGCCGACGAGGGGACCACCGTGCTGGTGACCACCCACTACATGGATGAGGCGGAGCACTGCACCACCCTGGCCTTCATCCACGGAGGGCGCATCGTCGCCCAGGGCAGCCCCGCGTGGATCAAGCACACCGCCATCCGCGGGGGGCTGCTGGAGGTCCTGGCCGACCCCTGGGCGGAGGCGCTGGCTGTGCTGGGCGACCTGCCCGTGGTGCGGGACGCAGCGCTGCACGGGGTGGCCATCCGCGCCCTGGTGGACGACCCCCATGGGGCGGTGCCTCAGGTGGCCGATGCCCTGCGGACCCGAGGGGTGCTGGTGCGGCGCATCGCCCCCCGCGGCCCCTCTCTGGAGGAGGTCTTCATCTCCCTGGTGGAGCCCGCGGAGACGCCCGCCGCAGCGCAGTCCCCACCGGCCACCACCCCCAATAGAGGACCGAGTGGTGGGTAG
- a CDS encoding ABC transporter permease translates to MGRRLAAIIIKEFVQLARDRRTLAMALLMPVIQLLLFGYAITTEVEHLPTVVFDQSQSQESRALLQRFVNSRFFHITAYAANLQEVQARIDGGSARVGIVIPPDLAQALQAGRPARVQVIVDASDPLVARSALSTAEAIGQVASLEIATRLLSRAGVPVRGTPLEVRTRAWYNPDLRSVNFMVPGLLAVILSMLTLMLTAIAIVRERELGTLEQLVATPIRRAELMLGKILPYVVLGYLDITLALLIGAYWFRVPIRGSLLLLYALALVFYLTTLGQGILVSTVSRTQRQAMQAAFFVFLPTVLLSGFMFPREGMPPVIQWIGYAIPLTYFLIIVRGIILKGIGLAELGSQIVPLAILGMVFFTASVLRFQKRLE, encoded by the coding sequence GTGGGTAGGCGCCTGGCCGCCATTATCATCAAGGAGTTCGTGCAGCTGGCGCGCGACCGGCGCACCCTGGCCATGGCGTTGCTCATGCCGGTGATCCAGCTCCTGCTCTTCGGCTACGCCATCACCACGGAGGTGGAGCACCTGCCCACGGTGGTATTCGATCAGTCACAGAGCCAGGAGAGCCGGGCGCTGCTGCAGCGCTTCGTCAACTCCCGCTTCTTCCACATCACGGCGTATGCCGCCAACCTGCAGGAGGTGCAGGCCCGCATCGATGGCGGGTCTGCCCGCGTGGGAATCGTCATTCCTCCGGACCTGGCCCAGGCGCTGCAGGCCGGCCGCCCCGCCCGGGTGCAGGTGATCGTAGACGCGTCCGACCCGCTGGTGGCCCGGAGCGCCCTCTCCACGGCGGAGGCCATCGGGCAGGTGGCGTCGCTGGAGATCGCCACCCGCCTGCTGAGCAGGGCCGGTGTGCCCGTGCGCGGCACGCCGCTGGAGGTGCGCACCCGCGCCTGGTACAACCCCGACCTGCGCAGCGTGAACTTCATGGTGCCGGGCCTGCTGGCGGTGATCCTGAGCATGCTCACGCTAATGCTCACGGCCATCGCCATCGTCCGGGAGCGCGAGCTGGGGACGCTGGAGCAACTCGTGGCCACCCCCATCCGCCGCGCGGAGCTCATGCTGGGGAAGATCCTCCCGTACGTGGTGCTGGGCTACCTGGACATCACCCTGGCCCTCCTGATTGGAGCCTACTGGTTCCGCGTCCCCATCCGCGGCAGTCTCCTGCTGCTCTACGCGCTGGCGCTGGTCTTCTACCTGACCACGCTGGGACAGGGCATCCTGGTTTCCACTGTCTCCCGCACGCAGCGCCAGGCCATGCAGGCGGCCTTCTTCGTCTTCCTGCCCACGGTGTTGCTCTCAGGCTTCATGTTTCCCCGGGAAGGCATGCCGCCGGTCATCCAGTGGATCGGTTACGCCATCCCCCTGACCTACTTCCTGATCATCGTCCGCGGTATCATCCTGAAAGGGATCGGCCTGGCGGAGCTGGGCAGTCAGATCGTCCCCCTGGCCATTCTGGGCATGGTCTTCTTCACCGCAAGCGTCCTGCGCTTTCAGAAGCGGCTGGAATAG
- a CDS encoding DUF5668 domain-containing protein, giving the protein MDEPRGANRFLGGLLLLGLGVLFLLSNFGYFSWAALGRWWPLVLIAIGLIILLRRSSTEPAAGPPLSPAEPPSPAPAGPWVVRPRRSFPTNAVILIGLGLAFLIDEALGGRALPALILIVLGGALLLRDWYGRSR; this is encoded by the coding sequence ATGGACGAGCCCCGAGGGGCCAATCGGTTCCTGGGAGGTCTGCTGTTGCTGGGGTTGGGAGTGCTCTTCCTCCTCAGCAACTTCGGTTACTTCTCCTGGGCAGCTCTGGGCCGCTGGTGGCCGCTGGTCCTCATCGCCATCGGCCTGATCATCCTGCTGCGGCGGTCTTCCACGGAGCCTGCCGCCGGGCCGCCGCTTTCTCCCGCTGAGCCCCCTTCCCCCGCACCAGCTGGACCGTGGGTGGTCCGGCCACGACGGAGCTTTCCCACCAACGCCGTCATCCTCATCGGGCTCGGCTTGGCCTTCCTCATCGACGAGGCCCTGGGCGGGCGGGCCCTCCCCGCGCTCATCCTCATCGTCCTCGGGGGAGCGTTGCTGCTGCGCGACTGGTACGGGCGCAGCCGCTGA
- a CDS encoding TIGR01777 family oxidoreductase: protein MADSSLTVVVAGASGHLGSALVALLQHQGHRVRRLVRSPRPSTLEAVPWNPEAGTIDAAALEGVDAVINLAGERIAAVRWTQAKKARIAGSRVGGTRLLAETLAALARRPRVFLSASAVGYYGDRGAEVLTEESPPGDTYLARLCREWEAAAEPARRAGIRVVHLRTANVLDARRGFLVPLLPLFRLGLGGRLGSGRQYMPWITIDDWVQAVGHLLTAETVDGPVNLAAPQPVTNAEFTRTLARVLGRPAFFVVPAFVLRLVMGELGREILASQRVYPARLLASGFTFRYPSLEEALHHLLR, encoded by the coding sequence GTGGCCGACTCTTCGCTGACCGTGGTGGTGGCCGGGGCGAGCGGGCACCTGGGCTCTGCGCTCGTCGCCCTGCTGCAGCACCAGGGGCACCGCGTCCGCCGGCTCGTGCGCAGCCCCCGCCCCAGTACCCTTGAGGCGGTGCCCTGGAATCCGGAGGCCGGGACCATCGACGCGGCGGCGCTGGAAGGGGTCGACGCCGTGATCAATCTGGCCGGGGAGCGCATCGCCGCCGTGCGCTGGACACAGGCGAAGAAGGCGCGCATCGCCGGCAGCCGGGTGGGCGGGACGCGGCTGCTGGCGGAGACGCTGGCCGCGCTGGCGCGGCGTCCCCGCGTCTTCCTCTCCGCCTCGGCCGTGGGCTATTACGGGGACCGGGGAGCGGAGGTACTCACCGAGGAGAGCCCCCCGGGCGACACCTACCTGGCACGCCTCTGCCGCGAGTGGGAGGCCGCGGCGGAGCCAGCGCGGCGCGCCGGTATCCGCGTGGTGCACCTGCGGACCGCCAACGTCCTGGACGCGCGGCGGGGCTTCCTGGTACCCCTGCTGCCGCTGTTTCGCCTGGGCCTGGGCGGGCGTCTGGGCAGCGGCAGGCAGTACATGCCCTGGATCACCATCGACGACTGGGTGCAGGCGGTCGGTCACCTGCTGACTGCGGAGACCGTGGATGGGCCGGTGAACCTGGCCGCCCCTCAGCCGGTGACCAACGCGGAGTTCACCCGCACGCTGGCTCGAGTGCTCGGTCGTCCGGCGTTCTTTGTGGTGCCGGCCTTCGTCCTGCGCCTGGTCATGGGGGAGCTCGGCCGGGAAATCCTGGCCAGCCAGCGGGTCTACCCGGCGCGGCTGCTGGCCTCCGGTTTCACCTTCCGTTACCCCTCGCTGGAAGAGGCACTGCACCACCTGCTGCGGTGA